Proteins from a single region of Hymenobacter aquaticus:
- a CDS encoding T9SS type A sorting domain-containing protein, whose translation MPIVVALGGIGGGTRYEISRDNITFSGTAIELQPDANGDISTTVYARFRPTAVGAANGRTLSFSSDESSDFFQYTLNGTGIAGTPTVSADPTSRSFGNQVVNTASAPQTTVVSGTSLTGPITVTAPAGFEVSVGAGAYASSLTLTPVSGSVSPTTVNIRFVPTAAQGYVSNVTVASPGATTVNVGVSGTGVLPTPVLTATPSPLQDFGQVTVGTASAAVRSFTVSGQDLQGPVTITPPAGFRIRTGANSFSTSAITLTPTNGALAATTVDVRFYPTVAQPYASDITVASTNAATQLVRVTGEGTPSSGNPVITLDPGAINFGTITSSGGTSTRTFEVSGTDLQSAIVLTPSISNIQIRNASAGGTFSSAPLTLNPINGTVASQIIEVRLVSLVAQGNFNERIDVTSTGVTSVVTVTGTNTSGAISDISVSNPNGNEFTFVTRPTTQSVSQSYLLAGTNLIDPLIVQPIGPNASYFQVSADNINFVSQLSFAPDAQGNVTQRPIYVRFVPGVNAVTVSANIRNSSAPAPDFDVSVTGISEPTIRLDRAIGAFPDNIVKGTQSNPTTVRLDGFLLAGDVTLRFPPDANDPTRNPTQIPQFEFSLDNGTTYVKTATITPDSEGNFTRNLLVRYAPTRVGNAAQELQFSNASFFNGNFFALTSGFGRTTGFGIATEPTVQSTATIVRNGGSATITFNLSNPPAGTSYGQNRLVIATSTYKQLPTSLFPRDKQNFNPGTTVNGSFQFGSGTAIEASSNTYVVFSAASDNFTVSNLDPNLTYYFFAFEFNNDGVLNAENYRVPNNEPQNPLPVELVAFTAKLRGDNTVALNWATASETNNRGFEVERSADAKNFKTILFKEGAGSSTTRTNYDAVDTKPLAGVSYYRLKQIDTDGAVSYSKVVVVKAAMTDVTVYPNPTQGAELVNVAVPNGSTEGLLVRITDLTGREVLQTRLGSQGELNTQNLKAGTYIVIIGEGAAKVSRKLVKN comes from the coding sequence ATGCCCATCGTTGTTGCCCTGGGTGGCATCGGCGGCGGCACGCGCTACGAAATCAGCCGTGACAACATCACCTTCAGCGGTACTGCCATTGAACTGCAGCCCGATGCCAACGGTGACATCTCGACGACGGTATATGCCCGGTTTCGCCCCACCGCAGTAGGTGCTGCCAACGGCCGGACCCTGTCCTTCTCTTCGGACGAAAGCTCGGATTTCTTCCAGTATACCCTCAACGGCACTGGTATTGCCGGCACGCCCACGGTTAGTGCTGATCCTACTTCCCGCAGCTTTGGCAATCAGGTAGTGAATACGGCTTCGGCCCCTCAGACCACGGTTGTATCCGGTACGTCGCTGACGGGCCCCATCACGGTTACGGCGCCTGCCGGCTTTGAAGTAAGCGTTGGTGCCGGTGCTTATGCCTCTTCCCTGACTTTGACGCCGGTTAGCGGCTCGGTGAGCCCAACGACGGTAAACATCCGCTTTGTGCCAACCGCGGCTCAGGGCTACGTAAGCAACGTAACGGTAGCAAGCCCCGGTGCCACGACCGTTAACGTAGGCGTATCGGGTACCGGCGTACTGCCGACTCCCGTTCTGACGGCCACGCCCAGCCCGTTGCAGGACTTCGGTCAGGTAACGGTGGGTACTGCCAGCGCGGCTGTCCGCTCGTTTACGGTGAGCGGCCAAGACCTGCAGGGTCCGGTTACCATCACGCCCCCAGCCGGTTTCCGGATTCGCACGGGTGCCAACTCTTTCTCGACCAGCGCTATTACCCTGACGCCAACCAACGGCGCTCTGGCTGCTACCACGGTTGATGTACGTTTCTACCCCACGGTAGCTCAGCCTTACGCCAGCGACATTACGGTGGCTTCTACCAACGCCGCTACGCAACTGGTGCGCGTGACTGGTGAGGGCACGCCCAGCTCGGGTAACCCCGTTATTACGCTTGACCCCGGTGCTATCAACTTCGGCACCATCACCAGCAGCGGTGGTACCAGCACGCGGACCTTCGAAGTTAGCGGCACGGACCTGCAATCAGCCATTGTGCTGACGCCTAGCATCAGCAACATCCAGATCCGGAATGCTTCGGCCGGTGGCACGTTCTCGTCGGCTCCCCTGACCCTCAATCCCATCAACGGTACGGTGGCCTCGCAAATCATTGAAGTGCGTCTGGTATCTCTGGTAGCCCAGGGCAACTTCAACGAGCGTATCGATGTCACCTCGACCGGCGTTACCTCGGTGGTGACGGTAACTGGTACGAACACCAGCGGCGCCATTTCGGACATCTCGGTTTCGAACCCGAACGGTAACGAGTTTACCTTCGTAACGCGTCCTACCACGCAGTCGGTTTCGCAGTCGTATCTGCTGGCTGGTACTAACCTGATTGATCCGCTGATCGTGCAGCCCATCGGTCCGAATGCTTCCTACTTCCAGGTATCGGCCGACAACATCAACTTCGTTTCGCAGCTGTCGTTTGCTCCTGACGCTCAGGGCAACGTGACCCAGCGTCCGATCTACGTACGTTTCGTGCCCGGTGTAAACGCCGTGACGGTAAGCGCCAACATTCGTAACTCCAGCGCTCCGGCTCCTGACTTCGACGTGTCGGTAACTGGTATCAGTGAGCCAACGATTCGTCTGGACCGCGCCATTGGTGCATTCCCCGACAACATCGTGAAAGGCACGCAGTCGAACCCCACGACGGTTCGTCTGGACGGCTTCCTGCTGGCTGGCGACGTAACGTTGCGTTTCCCTCCGGATGCTAACGACCCAACGCGTAACCCCACCCAGATTCCTCAGTTCGAGTTCTCGCTGGACAACGGTACTACGTACGTGAAAACGGCTACTATCACGCCCGACAGCGAAGGCAACTTTACCCGCAACCTGCTGGTGCGCTACGCCCCAACCCGCGTAGGTAATGCTGCTCAGGAACTGCAGTTCAGCAACGCCAGCTTCTTCAATGGTAACTTCTTCGCTCTGACCAGCGGCTTCGGCCGGACGACGGGCTTTGGCATTGCCACGGAGCCCACGGTACAGTCGACGGCTACTATCGTCCGCAACGGCGGCTCGGCCACGATTACCTTTAACCTGTCGAACCCGCCCGCTGGTACCAGCTACGGCCAGAACCGCTTGGTAATTGCCACCAGCACTTACAAGCAGCTGCCCACGAGCCTGTTCCCCCGCGACAAGCAGAACTTCAACCCCGGTACCACGGTGAACGGCTCCTTCCAGTTTGGTAGCGGCACGGCCATCGAGGCTTCCAGCAACACGTACGTAGTGTTCAGCGCCGCTTCCGACAACTTCACGGTGAGCAACCTGGATCCGAACCTGACCTACTACTTCTTCGCCTTCGAATTCAACAACGACGGTGTACTGAACGCTGAGAACTACCGCGTGCCAAACAACGAGCCCCAGAACCCGCTGCCCGTGGAGCTGGTGGCATTCACGGCCAAACTGCGCGGCGACAACACGGTGGCTCTGAACTGGGCTACTGCCAGCGAAACCAACAACCGTGGTTTCGAAGTAGAGCGCAGCGCAGACGCCAAGAACTTCAAGACGATTCTGTTCAAAGAAGGTGCTGGCAGCTCGACGACCCGCACCAACTACGACGCGGTTGACACGAAGCCCCTGGCTGGTGTGTCGTACTACCGCCTGAAGCAGATCGACACGGACGGTGCCGTATCGTACTCGAAAGTAGTGGTCGTGAAGGCCGCTATGACCGACGTGACGGTGTATCCGAACCCCACGCAGGGTGCTGAACTGGTAAACGTGGCAGTGCCGAACGGCTCGACGGAAGGCCTGCTGGTGCGCATCACCGACCTGACGGGCCGGGAAGTGCTGCAGACCCGCCTGGGCAGCCAGGGTGAGCTGAACACGCAGAACCTGAAAGCCGGTACGTACATTGTTATCATTGGTGAAGGCGCCGCGAAAGTGAGCCGGAAGCTGGTGAAAAACTAA